In Blastopirellula sp. J2-11, a single genomic region encodes these proteins:
- a CDS encoding zinc-ribbon domain-containing protein: MPIEFSCTSCSAKFRVADTLAGKKVRCPKCQGVEQVPMAAADPEPSTIAADELKLREEIPAPLALKTTPTYFPKTKRPEISYAEAKSQVAKPANVLLSLLGASAALEVIGALLGIAASYCFPAAEWGLIVASTSVTFAFVTGGAIFGVLNFKNLDDLDTAWRGIYSALIGSLIFLPIAVPFVIQAYMLMNDKKIAVHFHR; encoded by the coding sequence ATGCCCATTGAATTCTCTTGCACTAGTTGCTCCGCCAAATTTCGTGTCGCCGACACGTTGGCGGGCAAAAAAGTCCGCTGTCCAAAGTGCCAGGGAGTTGAGCAAGTCCCCATGGCTGCGGCGGATCCAGAGCCTTCGACGATCGCCGCGGATGAATTGAAACTCCGAGAAGAGATCCCGGCGCCGCTGGCTCTAAAAACTACGCCAACCTATTTTCCAAAAACGAAGCGCCCTGAGATTTCGTATGCGGAAGCGAAATCGCAAGTCGCGAAGCCGGCGAATGTACTGTTGAGTCTACTTGGCGCAAGCGCCGCACTCGAAGTGATCGGCGCCCTGTTGGGAATCGCAGCTAGTTATTGCTTTCCCGCCGCTGAATGGGGCTTGATCGTCGCCAGCACTAGCGTCACCTTCGCCTTCGTTACCGGAGGCGCTATTTTTGGGGTGCTGAACTTCAAAAATTTGGATGACTTGGATACGGCGTGGCGCGGGATCTACTCGGCGTTGATCGGTTCGTTGATCTTTCTTCCCATCGCGGTTCCGTTCGTCATTCAAGCTTACATGCTGATGAACGACAAAAAGATCGCCGTACATTTTCATCGTTGA